In Stieleria varia, one genomic interval encodes:
- a CDS encoding BamA/OMP85 family outer membrane protein, with amino-acid sequence METRFERLPASKPAGLAMCAHATTAHATSAHATSALATSALATSALATSELATSELATSELARPRQRHAAFLTILAALALGCIFAALSPRASAQFGGGGFGGAGGGGGVPGPAERPKFRDHIHTLDSLPIAREKGEKLVATVRVSGNRKLTTAAISQQLQTRKGRFYDYETVLGDVRRLQDMGSFDHVTFKETETDEGMAITFFVHERPLITSIQFHGRRGLNDRELSGRTGLSVNDPLSEFAIESARRRLIDFYKEKGFNQIAITSVIGFKDDPGAVVFRINEGPLERIHDIQIVGNQLLSEARLKKIIKSRGPFMYVGRWSFNIADMNKIDADVDILASTYHNLGYLTATVGRQIFYDETGKWLTVKFVINEGKRFKINSVQITGTQFVKEESLFKRLTLKSGDMFDGTTLRKDVGELVYGYGELGFIYAEVNPRTIMRDDDQSVDLVYEITEGDRWKIGKIRVNIEGEPHLMRETVMLNMLDMREGDWINRKFLETARRRVVGSNLLETNPQVADPPDIIVEPAESRYR; translated from the coding sequence GTGGAAACTCGTTTCGAACGATTGCCAGCGAGCAAACCAGCAGGTCTGGCGATGTGTGCCCATGCCACTACGGCCCATGCCACTTCGGCCCACGCCACTTCGGCACTGGCCACTTCGGCACTGGCCACTTCGGCACTGGCCACTTCAGAACTGGCCACTTCAGAACTGGCCACTTCAGAACTGGCCCGGCCTCGCCAACGACACGCAGCCTTCCTGACAATACTGGCGGCGTTGGCCCTCGGGTGCATTTTTGCAGCCCTATCGCCCCGCGCCTCTGCACAGTTCGGTGGCGGCGGGTTTGGCGGCGCGGGCGGTGGCGGCGGTGTGCCGGGACCGGCCGAGCGTCCTAAGTTTCGTGACCATATTCACACACTCGATTCCCTACCGATCGCTCGCGAAAAAGGCGAAAAGCTCGTCGCCACGGTTCGAGTCTCGGGCAATCGCAAGCTGACCACGGCGGCCATCTCTCAGCAACTGCAAACCCGCAAAGGACGTTTCTACGATTACGAAACAGTGCTCGGTGACGTGCGACGTTTGCAAGACATGGGTTCGTTTGACCACGTCACGTTCAAAGAAACCGAAACCGACGAGGGCATGGCGATCACGTTCTTCGTCCACGAGCGTCCCCTGATCACCAGCATCCAATTCCACGGACGACGCGGCTTGAACGATCGCGAACTATCTGGACGCACCGGCTTGAGCGTGAACGACCCGCTGAGCGAGTTTGCGATCGAATCGGCACGCCGACGGCTGATCGATTTCTACAAAGAAAAAGGTTTCAATCAGATCGCCATCACCTCGGTCATCGGATTCAAAGACGACCCTGGCGCGGTTGTCTTTCGGATCAATGAAGGACCACTGGAACGCATCCACGACATTCAGATCGTCGGCAACCAACTGCTCAGTGAAGCTCGCTTGAAAAAAATCATCAAGAGCCGAGGGCCGTTCATGTACGTCGGACGTTGGTCGTTCAACATCGCCGACATGAACAAGATCGATGCCGACGTGGACATCCTGGCCTCCACCTATCACAACCTGGGATATTTGACCGCCACAGTCGGCCGACAAATTTTCTACGACGAGACGGGCAAGTGGCTGACGGTCAAATTTGTGATCAACGAAGGCAAACGATTCAAAATCAACAGCGTCCAAATCACCGGCACCCAGTTTGTCAAAGAAGAATCACTGTTCAAACGACTGACACTCAAATCAGGCGACATGTTTGACGGCACCACGCTTCGCAAAGACGTCGGTGAACTCGTCTACGGCTACGGCGAACTCGGGTTCATCTACGCCGAAGTCAATCCGCGGACGATCATGCGTGACGACGATCAGTCGGTCGATCTCGTTTACGAAATCACCGAAGGCGATCGTTGGAAGATCGGCAAGATCCGAGTCAACATCGAAGGCGAACCGCACCTGATGCGTGAGACCGTGATGCTGAACATGCTCGACATGCGTGAGGGCGATTGGATCAATCGCAAGTTCCTCGAGACGGCTCGACGACGTGTGGTCGGCAGCAACCTGCTGGAGACGAACCCCCAAGTCGCCGATCCGCCGGACATCATTGTCGAGCCGGCTGAAAGCAGGTACCGCTGA
- a CDS encoding diacylglycerol/lipid kinase family protein, whose translation MDEVIIVSSPKAGSGAGREQIPRLVEMLTESEIHHHLTVSIDEMIDHVARIRSTGEAEPLVIAAGGDGTVSLVAKHLDCETRILPLPLGTENLLAKYFGHSCNAAHVMQTIRTGTEFRLDAGLANGQLFLVMVSCGFDADVVRRLHLKRRGHIRKFSYAKPIWQSLMRYSFPRIRVSLGFNGIDPPTGTAVGDGDEVAWAMVFNLPKYGGGLHIIPDSVGNDGKLDLITMKNGSVFHGLRYVMGIATGRHQTFSDVKRCQATKLRLESERRVPYQVDGDYAGRLPLEIEILPSRVRLLVPVEFANAHGSLTT comes from the coding sequence ATGGACGAAGTCATCATTGTGTCGAGCCCGAAAGCGGGCAGTGGAGCAGGTCGGGAACAGATTCCTCGCTTGGTCGAAATGCTGACCGAGTCGGAAATCCATCATCATTTGACCGTCTCCATCGACGAGATGATCGATCATGTTGCTCGCATTCGCAGCACGGGTGAGGCGGAGCCACTGGTCATTGCCGCCGGTGGCGATGGCACCGTCAGCTTGGTTGCGAAGCACTTGGACTGCGAAACTCGAATTCTGCCCTTGCCGTTGGGGACCGAGAATTTGCTGGCAAAATATTTTGGGCACAGTTGCAACGCGGCTCACGTCATGCAAACCATTCGGACCGGAACCGAGTTCAGACTGGACGCTGGCTTGGCGAACGGGCAGTTGTTTCTCGTGATGGTCTCGTGCGGCTTCGACGCTGACGTCGTTCGACGACTCCACCTCAAGCGGCGTGGTCACATACGCAAGTTCAGCTACGCCAAGCCGATTTGGCAGTCGTTGATGAGATATTCATTCCCAAGAATCCGGGTGAGCTTAGGTTTCAATGGAATTGACCCGCCCACTGGCACAGCCGTGGGGGACGGTGACGAAGTCGCGTGGGCGATGGTGTTCAATCTGCCCAAGTATGGTGGTGGCCTGCATATCATCCCTGATTCGGTGGGCAACGACGGCAAACTGGACTTGATCACCATGAAGAATGGTTCCGTGTTTCACGGCTTGCGATATGTCATGGGGATCGCAACTGGTCGCCACCAAACCTTTTCGGACGTGAAACGTTGCCAGGCGACCAAGCTGCGTCTGGAATCGGAGAGGCGAGTGCCTTACCAAGTCGATGGCGACTATGCGGGACGCCTACCGCTGGAAATCGAGATCTTGCCCTCACGTGTTCGTTTGCTGGTACCGGTCGAGTTCGCAAATGCACACGGTTCCTTGACGACCTAG
- a CDS encoding phosphatase PAP2 family protein — MPPRETRSDDKPTPLIAMMALRAPTITQRVGYIRPSLLLWIASIMLLTVPMITLIDVPMAQWFASKPLPKELSDAIDLMRVFSHGSGILLVFVAIFLMAPRLRWHLPRLATMAMGAGAIATMVKMFVLRPRPSGLNLDMARHDSAWLWAFDWNLSQVATFDASTRAFPSGDVATAIALTIGLCAVLPRGRWLFALICLGTFVQRLHTGAHFVSDLFGGAAFGLLWAYACTHPKLLGSLFEKMQPELTGRRRSADRSTGGDETVDDAVRKAA, encoded by the coding sequence ATGCCACCGCGTGAAACACGATCCGACGACAAGCCCACTCCTCTCATTGCAATGATGGCGTTGCGGGCCCCCACGATCACCCAGCGTGTCGGGTACATTCGCCCGTCATTGTTGTTGTGGATCGCCTCGATCATGTTGCTGACCGTGCCCATGATCACCTTGATCGATGTCCCGATGGCACAATGGTTTGCGTCCAAACCGTTGCCCAAGGAGCTTTCTGACGCAATTGATTTGATGCGTGTGTTCTCACACGGCAGCGGTATTTTGCTCGTGTTCGTTGCTATCTTTTTGATGGCCCCACGACTGCGATGGCATTTGCCTCGTTTAGCGACGATGGCGATGGGTGCCGGAGCCATTGCGACGATGGTAAAGATGTTCGTGCTGCGTCCGCGCCCCAGCGGCTTGAACCTTGACATGGCCCGTCACGACTCGGCTTGGCTGTGGGCTTTCGATTGGAATCTCAGTCAGGTTGCTACGTTCGACGCCAGCACGCGAGCGTTTCCCAGTGGAGATGTAGCCACCGCGATCGCATTGACCATCGGTTTGTGTGCCGTGTTGCCGCGTGGACGATGGCTCTTTGCCTTGATCTGTTTGGGAACATTCGTGCAGCGTCTGCACACCGGGGCTCACTTCGTCAGCGATTTGTTCGGTGGTGCCGCGTTCGGTCTGCTGTGGGCCTATGCATGCACGCATCCCAAGCTCTTGGGCAGCTTGTTTGAAAAGATGCAACCAGAATTGACAGGGCGACGCCGCTCTGCGGACCGATCCACCGGCGGTGACGAAACCGTCGACGATGCCGTTCGCAAAGCGGCTTGA
- a CDS encoding 6-bladed beta-propeller, producing the protein MNRLACFLALFVLAALPLQAEKPQPVRMGAGDMTFDTVPGWGLRPDGNSPLGPTHGAVVIDKSGNIYTSAKAGVFVFSPEGQVIHSYLGPDYSNIHDMEIRQEDDGEFIYGARNQNAEGIKFNVHNGEIVLHLPFPKESGLDLKKFNPTAITVATNGDIYLSDGYASNHIFRFDKTGKYLSHFGEKGNDMRQFNTAHGMTLDTRYEPNRLLICDRNHTPKGRLLHYDLDGNFIEEVITGLGMPTSVSIQGDFVSVPDLQGRLVILDKSNRIISVLGHNPDPKKGGSFNVPQSEWIEGIFSGTHGSFWDKDGNLYVQDWNVAGRLMKLVRVK; encoded by the coding sequence ATGAACCGTCTTGCCTGCTTTCTCGCCTTGTTCGTTCTGGCTGCCCTGCCCCTGCAAGCCGAAAAACCTCAACCGGTGCGAATGGGCGCCGGCGACATGACTTTTGACACAGTCCCTGGATGGGGACTGCGGCCAGACGGAAATTCACCATTGGGGCCCACACACGGGGCCGTCGTGATCGACAAGTCGGGCAACATTTACACCAGCGCCAAAGCCGGTGTGTTCGTGTTTTCGCCCGAGGGTCAAGTGATCCATTCGTACCTGGGGCCGGATTACAGCAACATCCACGACATGGAGATCCGCCAGGAGGACGACGGTGAATTCATCTATGGTGCTCGCAATCAGAATGCGGAAGGCATCAAGTTCAACGTGCACAACGGCGAGATTGTTCTGCATCTGCCGTTCCCCAAGGAGTCCGGGTTGGATCTCAAAAAGTTCAATCCGACCGCGATCACCGTGGCAACCAACGGCGACATTTATCTTTCCGACGGATACGCCAGCAACCACATCTTTCGGTTCGACAAGACCGGCAAGTACCTGAGTCACTTCGGTGAAAAGGGCAACGACATGCGGCAGTTCAACACGGCTCACGGGATGACGCTGGACACTCGCTACGAACCGAATCGTTTGCTGATCTGCGATCGCAATCACACGCCCAAGGGACGCTTGCTGCATTATGACTTGGACGGAAACTTTATCGAGGAAGTCATCACGGGGCTGGGGATGCCGACTTCGGTTTCCATCCAAGGTGATTTCGTTTCGGTGCCTGACTTGCAAGGTAGGTTGGTGATCCTGGATAAGTCCAACCGGATCATTTCGGTGCTGGGGCACAACCCAGACCCCAAGAAAGGCGGCAGTTTCAACGTGCCTCAATCAGAATGGATCGAAGGCATCTTTAGCGGCACCCACGGATCGTTCTGGGACAAAGACGGCAACCTGTACGTACAAGACTGGAACGTCGCAGGTCGCCTGATGAAACTCGTGAGAGTGAAGTGA
- a CDS encoding sodium:solute symporter family protein produces MSWIDYVVVAVYFIIMIAIGLWAMGRVKGQEDYFMGGRGFGKLLQTFAAFGAGTGAHEPIQVGRTGWTSGLSGVWSALMWLFVTPVYWITAVWYRRMRHLTLGDWFVERYESKALGAAYAVFAILFYMFYLSTMLSAIAKFAVPLMGTDEIAGLDLKYILVPGLAGIVICYGVLGGLTAAYWTDLIQGVFIILLSVLLIPYGLWALVEQFGDPSTQGFMDGFTIMHQRVSGDYFNLFTGPSAGEFPPQYIFALTLLALVGIVVQPHFIATGGGSAKSENEARIGLVVGNFLKRLCTVGWALTALIALALLAGRPELAVDPDLVWGIAAREILGPLNVGLVGLMLACLMAAMMSSADTYMIVSSALITRNLYATYVNPDATDRESVKVARVTGLAIIVGASIVAITMADVFAQFTFAIELTILFAAPFWIGMFWRRANATAVWITIAFSTLVFFLLPIVIPALAPQMRTSPQWTTTTNRVTKTITRAATPADVARHEAWIKAVSQADGNAELLKKIGVEPPDCSVGDEINVVLTSGDKSVFWSGGVESVKAAFERVDQTDDGKMSILTERRVGELKGQGQFNLDFLIYHYLGVDLANASKATIETLRLPTRVLLPFLVLIVASYLTPRTSQAALDRYYVKMKTEVDPDPETDRRNLEESYRNPKRFEDKRLFPGTDFEALRPRPSDVIGFAISVVVCFLVIALLSWLAGIGG; encoded by the coding sequence ATGTCCTGGATCGACTACGTCGTTGTTGCCGTCTACTTCATCATCATGATCGCCATCGGTCTGTGGGCGATGGGGCGAGTCAAAGGCCAAGAGGACTATTTCATGGGCGGCCGTGGGTTCGGGAAGCTCCTGCAGACGTTCGCCGCATTTGGTGCCGGCACCGGCGCGCACGAGCCGATCCAAGTAGGGCGAACGGGATGGACCAGCGGATTGAGCGGCGTTTGGTCGGCACTGATGTGGCTGTTCGTGACCCCCGTGTACTGGATCACGGCGGTTTGGTACCGACGCATGCGTCACCTGACACTGGGCGATTGGTTCGTGGAACGTTACGAGTCCAAAGCACTTGGTGCCGCTTACGCCGTGTTTGCGATTCTGTTTTACATGTTCTACCTGTCAACCATGCTGTCGGCGATTGCAAAGTTTGCCGTTCCCTTGATGGGAACGGATGAAATCGCGGGTCTGGATTTGAAGTACATCCTGGTTCCTGGATTGGCTGGGATCGTGATCTGTTACGGTGTTCTGGGCGGGTTGACTGCAGCTTATTGGACCGACTTGATCCAGGGTGTCTTCATCATCCTGTTGAGCGTGCTGCTGATTCCGTATGGACTGTGGGCACTTGTGGAGCAGTTCGGCGATCCCTCCACGCAAGGATTCATGGATGGATTCACGATCATGCACCAGCGAGTTTCGGGGGACTATTTCAATCTGTTTACCGGACCCAGCGCAGGAGAGTTCCCGCCGCAGTACATCTTTGCCTTGACGCTGCTGGCCTTGGTGGGGATTGTCGTTCAACCTCACTTCATCGCGACCGGCGGCGGTTCGGCTAAAAGTGAGAACGAAGCTCGAATCGGACTGGTGGTGGGCAACTTTTTAAAGCGTCTGTGTACGGTCGGTTGGGCATTGACCGCATTGATCGCACTGGCCCTACTGGCCGGCCGTCCTGAGCTTGCCGTAGATCCTGATTTGGTTTGGGGAATTGCAGCGAGAGAAATTCTGGGTCCGCTCAACGTGGGTTTGGTCGGACTGATGCTTGCCTGTTTGATGGCCGCGATGATGAGCTCGGCTGACACTTACATGATCGTCAGTTCGGCATTGATCACTCGCAACCTGTACGCCACCTACGTGAATCCCGACGCCACGGACAGAGAGAGTGTCAAAGTGGCTCGGGTGACCGGATTGGCGATCATCGTCGGCGCGTCGATCGTTGCCATCACCATGGCAGATGTCTTCGCACAATTCACCTTTGCGATCGAGTTGACGATTTTGTTCGCCGCGCCATTTTGGATCGGAATGTTTTGGCGTCGTGCCAATGCCACAGCGGTTTGGATCACGATCGCTTTTTCGACTCTCGTCTTTTTTCTGTTGCCGATTGTTATTCCTGCACTGGCCCCTCAGATGCGGACCAGCCCGCAATGGACAACGACAACCAATCGCGTCACCAAGACGATCACTCGCGCCGCGACGCCAGCCGACGTCGCTCGACACGAAGCCTGGATCAAGGCTGTGAGTCAAGCCGACGGAAATGCAGAGTTGCTCAAGAAGATCGGTGTGGAACCACCGGACTGCAGTGTGGGCGACGAAATCAATGTGGTCCTCACATCAGGTGATAAATCTGTCTTTTGGAGTGGTGGCGTCGAGTCGGTAAAGGCTGCGTTTGAACGCGTCGATCAAACCGATGACGGCAAAATGTCGATCTTGACCGAACGTCGCGTGGGAGAATTGAAGGGGCAAGGACAGTTCAATCTCGATTTTTTGATCTATCACTACTTGGGTGTCGATCTGGCCAACGCATCCAAAGCAACGATCGAAACGTTGCGTTTGCCTACCCGTGTTCTTTTGCCCTTCCTCGTCTTGATCGTTGCCAGCTATCTCACACCACGCACTTCTCAAGCCGCTCTGGACCGCTACTACGTCAAGATGAAAACGGAGGTGGATCCTGATCCCGAGACGGATCGAAGAAACTTGGAAGAGTCCTACCGAAATCCCAAACGTTTCGAGGACAAACGGCTCTTTCCCGGGACCGATTTCGAAGCGTTGCGGCCGCGCCCCTCGGACGTGATCGGCTTTGCCATCTCCGTTGTCGTGTGCTTCTTGGTCATCGCACTCTTGAGCTGGCTAGCAGGGATCGGCGGCTAG